TTCGGATCTGTTCCGGCAGCGCGTGTGGCGCGGCCGCCGCCACGTTCTCGAACACCGTCCGTTGCTCGTCGAAGATGTCGAGACGTTGCGGCAGCAGCCGCCACGGCACCTTCGGACCGATCGCCGAGATCTGTTGCAGCAGCGTGGTTTTACCCACACCGTTGCGCCCGGTCAAGGCGATCCGCTCCGGGCCGTTCACCCGCAGCGAGACCGTCGGCCCGCACGCCAAGCGCACCCGGTCCAACTCGATCACGTCCTGTCCCGGATACAGCCGCGTGCCAGGCAGATCCACCCGGATCTCGCGGTCGTCCCGCAGCAGATCCTGGGCGTGCTGCAGCTGGTCCTTGGCCGTCTCCAGCTTGTCGATGTGGTTGTTGCGCAGTTTGCCCGCCGACACCTGCGCTTGCCGTTTGCGTTCCGCCATGATGATTTTCGGCTCCCGCTTCTGATCCCACATCTTCTGCCCGTACCGCAGCCTGCGATCCAGTTTGATGTGCGCTTCGACGAGTTCGCGCGCCTGTTTGCGCACATCGCTGCGCGCATCCCGGATCGCAGCCCGCGCCGCTTTCTGCTCGGCCTCGATGACCCGCTCGTAGGCGCTGAAATTGCCGCCGAACAAACGGATCTCACCTTGCCGAAGTTCTGCGATGGTGGTCATCCGCTCCAGCAGTTCACGGTCGTGACTGACCGTGAGCACAGCGCCGGAGAACTGGGCGACCACATCGTAGAGCCGTTCGCGGGCAACCTGATCCAGGTTGTTCGTCGGCTCGTCCAGCAGCAGGATCTGCGGCTCGGCCAGCAGTTCCGCGATCAGCCCGAGCAGCGTCGTCTCACCACCGGACAGGGTTGCCAACCGGCGATCCAGCTGTGCGGCCGAATCGGCGACATAGTGCAGACCGAGCCGGCCGAGCAACGCGATAGCTCGCTCCTCGACATCCCAGCGATTACCGACGAGGTCGAAGTCGGACTCGTCGCCGTCACCGGATTCGATGCGGTGCAACGCTTTCCGGATATCGGCGATACCGAGCACGGCATCCACCCGCTGTCCCGCCGCGAGACCGAGGTCCTGCCGGAGATAGCCGAGGTGGCCGGTACGGGTGATCGATCCGCGGGCCGGGGTGAGCTCGCCGACGATCAGCCGCAGCAGGGTCGATTTACCCGCCCCGTTGCTGCCGACCAGGCCGATATGGCCAGGGCCGAGCACGCCGTCGAGTCCCTCGAACACAGGTGTGCCATCAGGCCACGAGAAAGTGAGATCGGAAAATGAAATATTGGTCATGGCGACTCCATGAGGTTGCTCCGGAAGACGCGGCACGCGAATGCGGACCGCCCGAGTGGCTACCTCAGAAGATCAACGGCATGACTCCGATCAACGGGAACAAGACTCGCCCAGGATAACCACACCCCCGCTGATCCCGCCAGTGCAATTTCGATCACACGCACCTGCCGTTCGCGGGCGCACCCTCGGTCGGCGATGGTGTGTGTCGGTGGCCGGAGCTACCGTGAACGGATGATCGAGCGACGCCAATTCGTGTGGGCGGTAACGGAAACCGCAGGGTTCGAGTCGTGCTGGCTCACCGCGAACGGGCTTGCCCTGCATGCCGAAGGCCACGCCGTCGCCCAAACCCCCGTGCCCTACTGGCTGTCCTACACGCTCGGCACCGACGACCGCGCCGCCACCACGCGCATGACGGTCACCGCGGTCACCGCCTCCGCCCGCCGCGAGCTGGACCTCCGTCGCACCGGGTCACACTGGACGGTCGACGGCGCCGCGCGCCCGGATCTCAGCGACGCCCGCGACTGCGACCTGGCCTTCTCACCGCTCACCAACACCATGCCCATCCTGCGCACCGACCTGCACCGCAGCCCGGGCCACGCGGACTTCCACATGGCGTTCATCGAGGTCCCCAGCCTCGAAGTCACGCTGTCCCGGCAGAGCTACACGCACCTGGCCACCACATCCGACGGCGCCTCCGTTCGCTTCACGTCCGGCACCTACACCCAGGATCTGCTCGTCGACCGCGACGCTGTGGTCGTCACGTATCCGACCATGGCGCAGCGCATTACACCCACGCCGTGACGTCGGTTCGGGCTCGTTGGCCGGGTTCCTTGCGTTTAGTCCTGTTGGCTGGCTTCCGAAGTAGGACGAGCCCAGTGTGGTGTACCTGCCGCGGGAGTTACATGGATAGTGCTGGGCGCGTCGTCTGCCGTACCCGGCTGTAGGCGCACGTCAGGTGCGCGGTGTCGTGTTCCGGCGTGGTCATCTGGCTGTGGTGGCGTCTCGAGCGGCTTGGGAAAGAGGGCGGTTCGGAAGCGGGCCGGGTGGTCTGGACCAAGCGACAGATAGGTTAGGGGTCACAGACTTTCCGTACGGTTCACAGCAGCTATAGCTGCTGTGAACCGTACGGAAAGTCTGTGAGCCTCCTCCTCACAGCGCGTCGGCACCGGTCAGACACGCCGAGGCACAACGACACCCGCTCGAAACCGCGGATACCTCGTCAAGGGAACGCTCGAGAACGGCACCACAGCCAGATGACCACGCTGGAACAGGACACCACCCGCCTGACACGCGCCTACAGCCGGGTACGGCAGACGACGCGCCCAGCACTATCCAGGTAACTCCCGCGGCAGGTACACCAAACAGGCCCGGCAACACTTCGGAAGCCAGCCAACAGGACCAAACGCAAGAAACCACAACCAAACCCGACCACACCGAAGCCGTAGCGCCAGGTAATCGAACTCGGGGCAGTCCCCTCGGCCGGGTCAAGACATCGTGTGCCCAACTAACAAGCCAAACGCAACAACAGCAACCGTCGACGACCACCATTGCCGACCCGTCGACCCCGATCAGCTGTAGATCGAGCTGCCGAGGAACGCAACATCCGGACGCCCGGAGCCGTAACCCACTACCCGGCGCGAACCGTTCACGCCCCCGAATTGATGAAGGTTCGGACTCGGTCGACCAAGCCGGTGTTGTCGCGGATCCAGGCGTAGTGCGGGTTGCGGTGTGTTGTATCGCCGAAGCCCAGGTTTATGCGGGTGATCGTCGCGTGGGTGAGTTTTTCGCTCAGGGCGCGGACGCCGTGGGCGGTTGCCATGGTGTCGCCTTCGATGGTGACCACCAGTGTCGGCAGGGTTATTCGGGAGAGGTCGGATTCGAAGTCGAGGGGTGAGGAGGGCACGCGGTAACGGCCGGAACGGATTTGGGCGGCGAAATCGCGCATGAGGCGGGTCGAGTCGTTGCCGAGGATGCCCAGGCGGCGGCCGGGGAAGTAGCCGACTACCGACCCGATGCCGACGGCAAGGTGGGCGGCGGCGAAGATTCCGAGGTTTCGCGGGAACGGCCAGCCGCGGTAGTGGCAGGACGGTGCGCCGATCAGGATCGCACCGGCGGCCTGCTGCGGCTGCTGCCCCAGGTAGAGCGCGCCGAGTTGCCCACCCAGGCTGTGCCCGAGCAGATATCGCGGTGCGTCGGGGAAGGCCGTTGCGACCGCCTCGAACAGGGCGGGGTAGTCGAGGGTCACGATCTCGTGGTAGCCGTAGCGCACGCCGCGCCGCAGCCGCACGGAACTTGTTCCCTGCCCGCGCAATTCGCCGAGCACCACGTGAAAACCAGCCTGGAACAACGCCTCCGCCAGCGGCACATAACCGGCGGCGGGAGTTGCCATGGCGGGCATGCAGATCACGACCGGCGCGGACGGATCCGCGGCCTGCCGGTACATCCGGACCTCGGTGGTCGCACCGTCTGCGGCACGCACGGTCTCGATGGTGGCCTCGGCAGCTGGGATCAACGGTCCTCCTCGTTCATGATCATCCTCGACACGCGGTGTGCCCGATGTCAACGAGGAGCGGCCGCGGTCAGCGCCGCTTCGGCGTGCAGGTCGCGATCACCACCCCGAGGCCCACGATCCCCGCCCCCACGAAGCGCAGCGCCGAGCTTTCCGAAACCCCGAGCAGGATCCCGGTGAGCAGCGCGCATACCGGCACCACTCCGGCGAACGCGCCCGCCGTCTCGACCGGGATCCGATCCAGCGCGGCGTACCACATGAGGAAGGCGCCGGCCGAGGCCACCACGGCCAGGTAGCCGATCGCCGCCGACTCCCCCGCCGTGGGCCAGCGCAGCGCGGGCAGATCGATCGGCACCGCGACGATCCCGCAGAGGATCGCCCCGGCGGCGGCCGCGTACGCCGCCGTGGCCTGCGCCCCGATCTCGCGCACCAGCGGGATCGCCACCAGCGAGAAGGCGCATTCCCCCGCGAGCGCGCCGGTCGCCAGCAAGAGTCCGACCGGATCGCCCGCACTGCCGGTCCACTGCACGACGACCGCGCCGGTCGTCACGACCCCGGCGGCCAGCACCGCCTTCGCCGACGGCGAGCGTCCGGCCATGAGCGGCCCCGCGATCGCCAGCACCACCGGAACCGCACCGACCACCGCGCCGACGACGCCCGCGTCCACGCGCTGCAGCGCGGTCACGAGACAGATGTTGAAACCGGCCAGGCCGGTCGCCCCGAGCAGCCCGATCCGGACCAGTTGCGGCGTGCTGACCCGCGGCAACCGTCCCCGGAAGCAGACCATCATGAGCACGGCGGCGATACCGTATCTGACCGCCTGTCCCGTCAGGATCGGGAAGTCCGTCAGTGCCGTCGTCGCCGCGATCGCGGACCCGACCGCAACGCTGGACCCGAGTGCCAGCAGCGCACCGAGCCAGACACCGGACCCGCGCTGAGTCGCGACTTCGAGACTCATCCGTGCTCGACCGGACGCAGGGCCGACATCGGACAGGTCCGCGCACATCCCGGCACCAAGGCGCCACGCCGGCCGTCCGCCAGATGACGAGATCGCAACTCCGTCAACCGTTCCGGCGCGAGCACATCCTGCACGACGGACGGATGACAACCGCGGCGCGCAAACACGAAACCGTCGCAGTGATGTGCCTTCTGGTACGAGGGCACCGCTTGCAGGGTCCGGTGCAACCGGCGAATCCGATAGTGCGGCACGGCCGGGTAGAGGTGATGCGCCAGATGCCAGTTGGAATTGTGCGGAGCCAGGAATTGCCGGACCAGCCATGACGCGTCCCAGCTGCGCGTCGACTGCCAAGGGTCGTCGGAGCGCAATCCGGCGTGATCGGCGATATCGCTCCAATAGCGCAGAATTTGGTAGACCGTCGCGTACGGCACCACCCACAGCAGCAGAAAGTCGAGACCGAATCCGGCCACGAAGAATCCGGCGGAAACGACTATCAGGAAAACAAATCGAAGTCGCGTTTCCCGACGATCCTCGTCCCGCCCGATGAGGTCCGCGACGACTTGAAACGGCGCGTGCACCAGGAGCAGTGGTTTCAAGAGGTGTTTACCGGCGAATTGCTTCATGTCCCGCGGGTTCACCAACCCGAGGCGCAGGTAGCCGAGCAGTTTCGGATCGCGGCGATCGTCCCACAGGTGGCGGTGATGTTCGCAATGCGCGCAGGTATACGCGGATAATCCGGAGAACAGCGGCCAAGCGATGAACGCCCGGCCCAGCCAGCGGTTGAGCGGGCCGTGCCGGGTGAGTTTCGCGTGACTGGCCTCGTGCATGAGGCTGCGCAGCGCACGCTGCCTACCTCCCACGATGAGTACGCCGGCCAGGTAGACGAGGGGTTGATAGTCACACAGCACGACGACGACGGCAACGCCGGCGATGACCAGCCAGTCGATGCAGAGACCCAACGGTCCGTGCCAGTTGTCTCTGCTGTTGTGGATATCTTTGACTGCTTCTTTGGTCTCCGGTGAAAGCTCCCGTTTGAATCCACCGACCTTCGGCTTCGAGGTCCGGCAACGTTGCCGAACCCGGTCTTCGTGTTGAATCAATTCACTGTTTTGCGACATGGCTGTACCCCAACGGTCCGGACTCCGCAAATTCCGAGCAGCAAGAAAAAGGCTTCCGATGAATTACTCGCGTATCCCCCTGCACCACCCGACAGAATTATCGAGCTCAGCCTACGTCAACACCGGAGGACTGGGGAAGCCATGACAACTGGGGGTAACTCCGATAAACCGCCCGGTCGGAACTGGCCACGTCAACTCGACGACCGCCGGAATATACCGGTAGGGCCGGATATTCACACCGGCCCCACCAAAATTCGTTTCGGCTTTGTCACTCCACCGCTGCCACTACCGCGACCTCCGCCGGTGGCTGCGCCCGCACCGCCTTCGGCAGGACCAGCGCGCTGATGACGGCCCCGGCGGCGAGCAGACCGGCGGCCAGACACAGCGACGTGGTGTAGCCGTCCGCCAATGACGCTCTGCTGCTGTCGTTTCCGATGACTTGTGCGGAGATCGTTACCAGCACGGCCAGGCCGAGCGAACCGCCGAGTTGCCGGACGCTGTTGAGCACACCCGATGCGAGCCCGGACTGTTCGGCGGGCACGCCCGCGACCGCTGCGGTGCCCATCGCGACCACCGACGCACCGATCCCGATGCTGCCCACCAGCGAAGGGCCGAGCAGGCCGGTGAGGAACGTGGTCGACGGATCCGCGAAACCGAACCACAGCAGCCCGAGCGCACCGACGAGCCCGCCGACCAGCAGCACCGGACGCGGACCCCACTTCGGCGTCACCGCCATCGCGATCCGCAGGCCGATGACGACGCCCACACAGAACGGCAGGAACGCGACGCCGGTGAGCGTCGGGCTGTACCCGAGCACCCGCTGCAGGAATTGAGCGACGAAGTAGAAGCTGGCGATCTGCCCGGACGTGAGCATGAACCCGAACAGCGTGGCGCCGAGCAGTGAGCGCCGCCGCAGGAATTCGAGCGGCACCAGCGGATCCGCGGCTCTTGTTTCGGCCCAGGCGAATCCGGCAAGCAGTACCGCACCCGCGGCGAACCAGCCGAGCACCCGCACCGAACCCCACGAATGGCTTTCGGTGGCGATCACCCCGAGCACCAGGGCCGTCGTGCCGAAGGTGACCAGTGCCGCGCCGAGCACGTCGGGGCGGCCGCGCCGCGCCACCACCCGGTTGTCGGTGCCGCGCTGCACCGCCACCGCGGCCGCGACGACGAACACCAGGTTCACCCACATCACCCAGCGCCAGCCGAGATGATCGGTCAGCACGCCGCTGAGCACCACGCCGACCGCGCCGCCCGCGGCTCCGGCCCCGCCCCACACCGACATGGATTTCGTGCGCTCGGGCCCCTCCGGGAACTCCGAGGTCGCCAGCGCCAGCGTCATCGGCGCCAGCACCGCGGCGCCGACACCTTGCAACGCACGCGCCGCGAGCAACTCCCACCCGTGCTGCGCCGCCCCACCCCACGCGCTGGCCAGCGCGAACAGACCGAGGCTCGCCAGCAGCAGCGTGCGCTTGCCGGTGAGGTCGGCCAGCCGGCCGCCGAGCAGCATGAGCCCGGCGAAGGTGAGCAGGTAGGCGTTGATCACCCAACTGAGCCCCGACGGACCGAAGCCCAGCGTCTCGTCGATCGCGGGCAGTGCCACGTTCACGATCGAAAGATCCAGGGAGACAAGGAACATCACGAGGAATACGACGCCGAGCGCCCACCCCTTGCGTGCGCCGGTTCGCTCTGTCACGACAACCTCCATAATTAAGTAACGCGTGTGTTTAATATAGTTAGCACAGCCTTACCTGAGTGTCGAGAGCTTCGATCCGCAGAATGAAGGGGTGAGCAGCAACGTGACCCGCAGGCGCGGCCGCCCGATCCGGGTGCCCCGCGACGACGTCGTGACCGTCACCACGCGGCTGCTCACCGCGGGCGGCGCGCAAGCCTTCAGCATGCGCAAGCTCGCCGACGAACTCGGCGTCAGCACCGCCGCCGTCTATCACCACTTCCCCACCAAGGCGGCGCTGATGATCGCCGTCCTCAGCGCCCGCGCGGACGAGCTGGACCGCCCGGACCTGCCCGCCGATCCACGGGACCGCCTCGTTGCGATCGTCGCCTACCTGATCGACGTCCTACACCAAATGCCTTGGGTCGCTGACATTCTCGTCAGCGGCGAATCCTTCGGCCGCGCGGCGATGTGGATCCTCGACGAATTCGTCGACACCGCGACCCGGCTCGGCGCCACCGATGACTACGCCGGATACATGTACGCCGCCATCTGGCGTTTCGTGCTCGGCGAACTCATGATGCGCCGCGCCGAAGACGAACGCGCCGAAGCCGCGCGCCGCGGCGACCCCCGCCCCCGCTGGACCGATCAGGCCGACGACGAGATCCTGGCCGAATTCCCCACCACCGTACGAATGCTCCCGAAATGGGCAACCATCCGCGACGAATACCGCACCAGCACCGCGGTCGGCCACCTCATCGACGGATTGATCGCTGGAATCCCTTCCTGAGCAACCGCTTCCGCCCGGAACCTCAGGTGTTCGCGGCGCGCCGGGCGCGGAAGGCCGCGGTTTTGGCGCGGTTCTGACATGCCGTGCTGCAGAAGCGTTTGGTGCCGTTGCGGGAGGTGTCGAGGTAGGCGCGGTCGCAGTTGCCGGCCGAGCACAGGCCGATGCGGTCGGCGTGCTCGCTGCCGAGGACGTAGGCGAGACCGACGGCGCAGGCGGCGGCGATGCCGGGCACGAGGGGGGCGTCGGGGGCGTGGAAGTGCAGGTGCCACGGCTGGGTGCCGTGCCGGATCAGGGTCGGCCGGGCACCGTACTCGGTGATCATCGAATTGATCTGAGCGGCAGCGGAATCCATGTCGTCGACAGAGACCGCGTCGAAAACCTGCCGCAACTGCCCGGCCGCGCGGGCCAGGCCGCGAGCATCCTCGGGTTGCGCGTGCACGCCGAACAGGGTCGAGACCACGCCGTCCATCCGTTCGTGCAGCTCCGCGTCGTCGGCGGCAGGCGGGTAGGGCTTGCCGCGGCGCTCACCGGGCACCGCGGCGTTGATCAACGCGACACCGTCCTCGACCACACCCAACGTGTGACTGTCTAAACGCACTTGATCAGTCACCTCACTCTCGCTACATTCGTCACTGTCGTTGATAGTTATGACAGTAACGGAGTCACTCATGTCGTTGACACCCACCCTCGCCCACGCCTGGATCGATCGATGGGATCGCCAGCAGGAGGGTTACCTGCCCGACCGCGAACTCATGTTCGCCGTGATCGCCGACGCGGTGGCCGCCAACGCGGACCGCCCCGACCCGGTGGTGCTCGACGTGGCGTGCGGCCCCGGCTCACTCGGCGCCCGCATCCGGGAACGGCTGCCGCAGGCCCGCGTCATCGGCATCGACGCCGATCCGGTGCTGCTCGAATTGGCGCGCACGGCATACGGATTCGAGCTCGTCGACCACAATCTGGCGGATCCGGCCTGGGCGGCCGGATTGCCCGCCGGTCAGATCGACGCGATCGTCAGCACCACCGCCCTGCACTGGCTCTACTCCGATCAGCTCGCCGCGCTCTACCGCCAAGCGGCGCAACTGCTCCGCCCCGGTGGCATCCTGCTCAACGGCGACGATATGGCCACGCACGCAACGGATATCGACCAGCTGCACGAGGCGATCGGCACCCGTCAACTGGAACGCGAAGGCGTCACGGATCGGGAGAACTGGGCCGAGTGGTGGAGCGCCATCACCGCCGAACCGGAACTGGCCACGGCGGTCGCCGAGCGCGAGATCCGCCGCTGGGAGCATCCGTCCGACAGTGGCACCACCTACGAGGAGCACCTGAACCTGTTGCGGGCGGCGGGTTTCCGGACGGCCGGATCGATCTGGCAGTACGGCCGCCGCCACATCGTCGCCGCGGTCAACTGACCCGATATCCGAACGCGGGCGCTCCGGACAGCGTCAGACCTGAACGATGGAGGTCACGGGGTAATCCCCCTGGCGCTCCCGGCCGTTGAGGAAGGTGAGTTCCAGAACCACCGCGGCCGCGACGATCTCGGCGCCGGCCTGCCGGAACAGGTCGGCCGCAGCGGCCAAGGTGCCACCGGTGGCGAGCACGTCGTCGAGCAGCAGGACGCGGCGGCCCGCGAGCGGGACGCCGTCGGCGGGGATCTCGAGCGCGGCGGTGCCGTATTCGAGTTCGTATTCGCGCTCGAGGACCGGCGGCGGCAGCTTGCCCGCCTTGCGGACGGCGATCACGCCGGTGCCGAGGCTGGCGGCCACGCCGGCGCCGATCAGGAAGCCGCGGGCGTCGACGCCGGCCACCAGGTCGGCGTCGGGCGCGATGTGCGCGAGGCAATCGATGACGGTGCGGAAGCCCTCGGCATCCGCGAACACCGGGGTCAGGTCGGCGAAACGGACTCCCGGGGTGGGGAAGTCGTCGCGCCAGCGGGTCAAGCGCTCGACCGCGTCCGCGGCCAGGCTGGTCCGCTGGGCGGCTAGCTCGTCGGACTCGATCGCCGCGTGCTTACTCATCGACACCTCTCCATCATCACATCACCCGAACACCTGTCACCGCTTCAACACCCAGCGGTCCATGTTCCACCCGGTTCCGGCCTGGCTGGGCGCGGGTATCCCGTTCTGCAGGCCGCCGCCGAACGCGATGGTGCGCGGGGTGACAAACAGGGGGATGCTCGGCAACTCCGCCCACAGCAGGTTCTCGGCTTCGGTGAGCAGATTCAGCTGTGTGGTCGAGTTGTCGTCGACCGCAAGCTGATCGGTGATCGCATCGTAACGGCCGTTGCCGAATCGCCCGAAATTGAGCCCGCTACCGGTGCGCAACGAACTGGCCGCGACGACGCCGCTCAGCGAC
This genomic stretch from Nocardia brasiliensis ATCC 700358 harbors:
- a CDS encoding MFS transporter — protein: MTERTGARKGWALGVVFLVMFLVSLDLSIVNVALPAIDETLGFGPSGLSWVINAYLLTFAGLMLLGGRLADLTGKRTLLLASLGLFALASAWGGAAQHGWELLAARALQGVGAAVLAPMTLALATSEFPEGPERTKSMSVWGGAGAAGGAVGVVLSGVLTDHLGWRWVMWVNLVFVVAAAVAVQRGTDNRVVARRGRPDVLGAALVTFGTTALVLGVIATESHSWGSVRVLGWFAAGAVLLAGFAWAETRAADPLVPLEFLRRRSLLGATLFGFMLTSGQIASFYFVAQFLQRVLGYSPTLTGVAFLPFCVGVVIGLRIAMAVTPKWGPRPVLLVGGLVGALGLLWFGFADPSTTFLTGLLGPSLVGSIGIGASVVAMGTAAVAGVPAEQSGLASGVLNSVRQLGGSLGLAVLVTISAQVIGNDSSRASLADGYTTSLCLAAGLLAAGAVISALVLPKAVRAQPPAEVAVVAAVE
- a CDS encoding ABC-F family ATP-binding cassette domain-containing protein, which codes for MTNISFSDLTFSWPDGTPVFEGLDGVLGPGHIGLVGSNGAGKSTLLRLIVGELTPARGSITRTGHLGYLRQDLGLAAGQRVDAVLGIADIRKALHRIESGDGDESDFDLVGNRWDVEERAIALLGRLGLHYVADSAAQLDRRLATLSGGETTLLGLIAELLAEPQILLLDEPTNNLDQVARERLYDVVAQFSGAVLTVSHDRELLERMTTIAELRQGEIRLFGGNFSAYERVIEAEQKAARAAIRDARSDVRKQARELVEAHIKLDRRLRYGQKMWDQKREPKIIMAERKRQAQVSAGKLRNNHIDKLETAKDQLQHAQDLLRDDREIRVDLPGTRLYPGQDVIELDRVRLACGPTVSLRVNGPERIALTGRNGVGKTTLLQQISAIGPKVPWRLLPQRLDIFDEQRTVFENVAAAAPHALPEQIRTRLARFLFRGADADVAAAALSGGERLRAALAMLLLADPAPKLLLLDEPTNNLDLPSLEHLTQALAGFEGALIVVSHDPRFLDEIGVTRKLELTADGLSETLVR
- a CDS encoding TetR/AcrR family transcriptional regulator, with amino-acid sequence MSSNVTRRRGRPIRVPRDDVVTVTTRLLTAGGAQAFSMRKLADELGVSTAAVYHHFPTKAALMIAVLSARADELDRPDLPADPRDRLVAIVAYLIDVLHQMPWVADILVSGESFGRAAMWILDEFVDTATRLGATDDYAGYMYAAIWRFVLGELMMRRAEDERAEAARRGDPRPRWTDQADDEILAEFPTTVRMLPKWATIRDEYRTSTAVGHLIDGLIAGIPS
- a CDS encoding class I SAM-dependent methyltransferase, yielding MSLTPTLAHAWIDRWDRQQEGYLPDRELMFAVIADAVAANADRPDPVVLDVACGPGSLGARIRERLPQARVIGIDADPVLLELARTAYGFELVDHNLADPAWAAGLPAGQIDAIVSTTALHWLYSDQLAALYRQAAQLLRPGGILLNGDDMATHATDIDQLHEAIGTRQLEREGVTDRENWAEWWSAITAEPELATAVAEREIRRWEHPSDSGTTYEEHLNLLRAAGFRTAGSIWQYGRRHIVAAVN
- a CDS encoding DMT family transporter, which encodes MSLEVATQRGSGVWLGALLALGSSVAVGSAIAATTALTDFPILTGQAVRYGIAAVLMMVCFRGRLPRVSTPQLVRIGLLGATGLAGFNICLVTALQRVDAGVVGAVVGAVPVVLAIAGPLMAGRSPSAKAVLAAGVVTTGAVVVQWTGSAGDPVGLLLATGALAGECAFSLVAIPLVREIGAQATAAYAAAAGAILCGIVAVPIDLPALRWPTAGESAAIGYLAVVASAGAFLMWYAALDRIPVETAGAFAGVVPVCALLTGILLGVSESSALRFVGAGIVGLGVVIATCTPKRR
- a CDS encoding adenine phosphoribosyltransferase; translated protein: MSKHAAIESDELAAQRTSLAADAVERLTRWRDDFPTPGVRFADLTPVFADAEGFRTVIDCLAHIAPDADLVAGVDARGFLIGAGVAASLGTGVIAVRKAGKLPPPVLEREYELEYGTAALEIPADGVPLAGRRVLLLDDVLATGGTLAAAADLFRQAGAEIVAAAVVLELTFLNGRERQGDYPVTSIVQV
- a CDS encoding putative glycolipid-binding domain-containing protein; its protein translation is MIERRQFVWAVTETAGFESCWLTANGLALHAEGHAVAQTPVPYWLSYTLGTDDRAATTRMTVTAVTASARRELDLRRTGSHWTVDGAARPDLSDARDCDLAFSPLTNTMPILRTDLHRSPGHADFHMAFIEVPSLEVTLSRQSYTHLATTSDGASVRFTSGTYTQDLLVDRDAVVVTYPTMAQRITPTP
- a CDS encoding CGNR zinc finger domain-containing protein: MRLDSHTLGVVEDGVALINAAVPGERRGKPYPPAADDAELHERMDGVVSTLFGVHAQPEDARGLARAAGQLRQVFDAVSVDDMDSAAAQINSMITEYGARPTLIRHGTQPWHLHFHAPDAPLVPGIAAACAVGLAYVLGSEHADRIGLCSAGNCDRAYLDTSRNGTKRFCSTACQNRAKTAAFRARRAANT
- a CDS encoding fatty acid desaturase family protein, coding for MSQNSELIQHEDRVRQRCRTSKPKVGGFKRELSPETKEAVKDIHNSRDNWHGPLGLCIDWLVIAGVAVVVVLCDYQPLVYLAGVLIVGGRQRALRSLMHEASHAKLTRHGPLNRWLGRAFIAWPLFSGLSAYTCAHCEHHRHLWDDRRDPKLLGYLRLGLVNPRDMKQFAGKHLLKPLLLVHAPFQVVADLIGRDEDRRETRLRFVFLIVVSAGFFVAGFGLDFLLLWVVPYATVYQILRYWSDIADHAGLRSDDPWQSTRSWDASWLVRQFLAPHNSNWHLAHHLYPAVPHYRIRRLHRTLQAVPSYQKAHHCDGFVFARRGCHPSVVQDVLAPERLTELRSRHLADGRRGALVPGCARTCPMSALRPVEHG
- a CDS encoding alpha/beta fold hydrolase produces the protein MIPAAEATIETVRAADGATTEVRMYRQAADPSAPVVICMPAMATPAAGYVPLAEALFQAGFHVVLGELRGQGTSSVRLRRGVRYGYHEIVTLDYPALFEAVATAFPDAPRYLLGHSLGGQLGALYLGQQPQQAAGAILIGAPSCHYRGWPFPRNLGIFAAAHLAVGIGSVVGYFPGRRLGILGNDSTRLMRDFAAQIRSGRYRVPSSPLDFESDLSRITLPTLVVTIEGDTMATAHGVRALSEKLTHATITRINLGFGDTTHRNPHYAWIRDNTGLVDRVRTFINSGA